A genomic segment from Deinococcus humi encodes:
- the treS gene encoding maltose alpha-D-glucosyltransferase — protein sequence MTQHTPPQWYKSAVFYELSVRTFADGNGDGKGDFPGLTGKLDYLRTLGVDCLWLLPFYPSPLRDDGYDVADYTGIHPDLGSIEDFQFFLAEAHSRGLRVIADLVTNHTSSEHPWFQAARRGPTLPDGSPNEYHDYYVWSDTGTEYPGARIIFTDTETSNWTRDEVCGRYYWHRFFSHQPDLNFDNPRVIEEILDAARFWLNTGLDGFRVDAVPYLIEREDTNCENLPETHEILKKMRRMVDTEYPGRLLLAEANQWPEDVAEYFGTEEDPEFHMCFNFPVMPRLYMSLKKEDTTSIREIMGRLPEIPSFGQWATFLRNHDELTLEMVDDDERAFMYAAYSPDTRMRINVGIRRRLAPLLNNERRRIELLNSVLLALPGSPILYYGDEIGMGDDLGLADRNGVRTPMQWNAGISGGFSSAWPSDCFFPPISDPVYGYQRVNVQAQERDPGSLLQWTARQLEARRQHPAFAHGDLKFVETNNASILAFTRSHDNETLLIVCNFAANAQAATLDLSDYVGRTPVTLSGASPFPPVTEGPYTIIMGRHEYYWLRLN from the coding sequence ATGACTCAGCACACCCCTCCACAGTGGTACAAGAGCGCCGTCTTCTACGAGCTGTCCGTTCGCACTTTTGCCGACGGCAACGGCGACGGCAAGGGCGACTTTCCTGGGCTGACCGGTAAGCTGGATTACCTGCGAACGCTGGGCGTGGACTGCCTGTGGCTGCTGCCCTTCTATCCCAGTCCGCTTCGCGATGACGGTTACGACGTGGCTGATTACACCGGCATCCACCCGGACCTGGGAAGCATCGAGGACTTCCAGTTTTTTCTGGCCGAGGCCCATTCACGCGGTCTGCGGGTAATCGCCGATCTGGTCACCAACCACACCTCCAGCGAGCATCCCTGGTTCCAGGCCGCGCGGCGTGGCCCTACCCTGCCCGATGGCAGCCCCAACGAGTACCACGACTATTACGTCTGGAGCGACACCGGCACCGAGTACCCCGGCGCGCGCATCATCTTCACCGACACCGAGACCAGCAACTGGACGCGTGACGAGGTCTGCGGACGGTACTACTGGCACCGCTTCTTCTCGCATCAGCCGGACCTGAACTTCGACAACCCCAGGGTCATTGAAGAAATTCTCGACGCCGCGCGCTTCTGGCTCAACACCGGCCTGGACGGCTTCCGGGTGGATGCCGTACCGTATCTGATCGAGCGCGAGGACACCAACTGCGAGAACCTGCCCGAGACGCACGAGATTCTCAAGAAGATGCGCCGCATGGTGGATACCGAGTACCCGGGGCGACTGCTGCTGGCCGAGGCCAACCAGTGGCCCGAGGATGTGGCGGAATACTTCGGCACCGAGGAAGACCCCGAGTTCCACATGTGCTTCAACTTCCCGGTGATGCCCCGCCTGTACATGAGCCTCAAGAAGGAGGACACCACCAGCATCCGCGAGATCATGGGCCGCCTGCCGGAGATTCCCTCGTTCGGACAGTGGGCCACCTTTCTGCGCAACCACGACGAGCTGACGCTGGAGATGGTGGATGACGACGAGCGCGCCTTCATGTACGCGGCGTATTCGCCCGACACGCGCATGCGGATCAACGTGGGCATTCGCCGCCGCCTGGCCCCGCTGCTGAACAACGAGCGCCGCCGCATTGAGTTGCTCAACAGCGTCCTGCTGGCGTTGCCCGGCAGCCCGATCCTGTACTACGGCGACGAGATCGGCATGGGCGACGATCTGGGCCTGGCAGACCGTAACGGCGTTCGGACCCCCATGCAGTGGAACGCGGGCATCAGCGGCGGCTTCTCCAGCGCCTGGCCCTCGGACTGCTTTTTCCCGCCGATCAGTGATCCGGTTTACGGGTACCAGCGCGTCAACGTGCAGGCGCAGGAACGCGATCCCGGTAGCCTGCTCCAATGGACGGCCCGCCAGCTTGAGGCCCGCCGCCAGCACCCAGCCTTTGCCCACGGCGATCTGAAATTCGTGGAGACCAACAACGCTTCCATCCTGGCCTTCACCCGCAGCCACGACAATGAAACCCTGCTGATCGTCTGCAATTTCGCCGCCAATGCCCAGGCCGCCACACTGGACCTGAGCGACTACGTGGGCCGCACCCCGGTCACGCTGTCCGGCGCCAGTCCCTTCCCGCCCGTGACCGAGGGGCCGTACACCATCATCATGGGACGTCATGAGTATTACTGGCTGCGTCTGAACTGA
- a CDS encoding 30S ribosomal protein S1, with protein MEDNTQTPVTQNGTQPTTGNETATETQAEGMTPAASNVETATSAAPAAPQQSSAPAASEEREYPAMTMEDILASEAQEPQSVTRGDIVDGQIVFIGQEGIAVDIGAKVEGIIPLNQLGDEPVTLEEAQGMYKPGEQIEAYVVRVDLSNSQIVLSKKRADQDKGWRVLEKMQEADEAFEVEVLEKVRGGLVAQVEGIRAFLPASQVDTRRVNELDPYVGKPLMVKLIELNRKRNRVIISHRAIMEAQKAKAREETVGQLEPGAQFEGEVVEITDFGVFVNLGGIDGLVHRSELTYGRFNHPRDVVAVGDKVQVQVIDVDEGRERINLSMKSLTQDPWEGAIDRYSVGQRVKGKVTNLTNFGAFVELESGLEGLVHVSEMSWTKRVRHPNEVMKEGDEVEAIILRIDPKDRRISLGIRQTTDDPWSALPDRYPPGTPVKGKITGMTDFGVFMEIEEGIEGLIHISELDTARVNNPADLFKKGDEIEAMILNIDPVEQRASLSRRRFLGGGAPPAQGGGQRDYVSQGGGSRSDRYGGAAGGRAGGRGGRGGGADYNYNAKDASQGGKISTKLGDVYADLFAQFGLGGDKKDDAATTETANTESADTGSSTQTEDTQA; from the coding sequence ATGGAAGACAACACCCAGACCCCCGTGACACAAAACGGGACTCAGCCCACGACGGGCAACGAGACGGCCACCGAGACCCAGGCGGAAGGTATGACCCCCGCTGCCAGTAACGTGGAGACCGCCACCAGTGCAGCTCCGGCTGCTCCTCAGCAGAGCAGCGCCCCCGCTGCCTCCGAGGAACGCGAATACCCGGCCATGACCATGGAGGACATCCTCGCCAGTGAGGCGCAGGAACCCCAGAGCGTCACGCGCGGGGACATCGTGGACGGCCAGATCGTGTTCATCGGCCAGGAAGGCATTGCCGTGGACATCGGCGCGAAGGTGGAGGGCATCATTCCCCTCAACCAGCTCGGCGATGAGCCGGTGACGCTGGAAGAGGCCCAGGGCATGTACAAGCCCGGCGAACAGATCGAGGCGTACGTGGTGCGCGTGGATCTGTCCAACAGCCAGATCGTGCTGAGCAAGAAGCGTGCCGATCAGGACAAGGGCTGGCGCGTCCTCGAGAAGATGCAGGAGGCCGACGAGGCTTTCGAAGTCGAGGTGCTGGAGAAGGTGCGCGGCGGTCTGGTGGCCCAGGTCGAGGGCATCCGTGCGTTCCTGCCTGCAAGCCAGGTGGACACCCGCCGGGTCAACGAGCTTGATCCCTACGTGGGCAAGCCGCTGATGGTCAAGCTGATCGAGCTGAACCGCAAGCGCAATCGCGTGATCATCAGCCACCGCGCCATCATGGAGGCCCAGAAGGCCAAGGCCCGTGAAGAGACGGTGGGTCAGCTGGAGCCGGGCGCGCAGTTTGAAGGCGAAGTGGTCGAGATCACCGATTTCGGCGTGTTCGTCAACCTGGGCGGTATCGACGGCCTGGTTCACCGCAGCGAACTGACCTACGGGCGCTTCAATCACCCCCGCGACGTGGTTGCGGTGGGCGACAAGGTTCAGGTTCAGGTCATTGACGTGGACGAGGGCCGCGAGCGCATCAACCTGTCCATGAAGTCGCTGACCCAGGACCCCTGGGAAGGGGCGATTGACCGCTACAGCGTTGGGCAGCGCGTCAAGGGCAAGGTCACCAACCTCACCAACTTCGGGGCCTTCGTGGAACTGGAGTCGGGTCTGGAAGGGCTGGTCCATGTCAGTGAAATGAGCTGGACCAAGCGCGTGCGTCACCCCAATGAGGTCATGAAGGAAGGCGACGAGGTCGAGGCCATCATCCTGCGCATCGATCCCAAGGACCGCCGCATCAGCCTGGGTATTCGTCAGACCACTGACGATCCATGGAGCGCGCTGCCGGACCGTTACCCGCCCGGCACGCCGGTCAAGGGCAAGATCACCGGTATGACCGACTTCGGCGTGTTCATGGAGATCGAGGAAGGCATCGAGGGCCTGATCCACATCAGCGAACTCGATACCGCGCGCGTGAACAACCCGGCAGACCTGTTCAAGAAGGGCGATGAGATCGAAGCCATGATCCTGAACATCGATCCTGTCGAGCAGCGCGCCAGCCTGAGCCGTCGCCGCTTCCTGGGTGGAGGCGCACCTCCTGCCCAGGGCGGTGGACAGCGCGATTACGTCAGCCAGGGCGGCGGCAGCCGCAGTGACCGTTACGGCGGCGCTGCTGGTGGGCGTGCCGGTGGACGTGGTGGACGTGGCGGCGGAGCCGACTACAACTACAACGCCAAGGATGCCAGCCAGGGTGGCAAGATCAGCACCAAGCTGGGCGACGTGTACGCCGACCTGTTCGCGCAGTTCGGTCTGGGCGGCGACAAGAAGGACGATGCCGCCACTACGGAAACGGCCAATACCGAATCCGCCGACACGGGTAGCAGCACCCAGACCGAGGACACCCAGGCTTAA
- a CDS encoding TetR/AcrR family transcriptional regulator, which produces MLNVTVSLPPAAAPTPDTTRTRIGQEAARLFVASGYHGVSMREVAEAVGVTKPALYHHYADKESLFLAMLDGALAGLARLIEHASAQRGLSAQLDTLVGELAASAPEQRVGLQLASELRHVSPERRKAFESEYRRVWMGGLSALFEEAAARGELRADLPPPVLTRAFLALIYPLVTGTPPADPQGTARALLSVYLDGARPR; this is translated from the coding sequence ATGCTGAATGTGACTGTGTCCCTGCCTCCTGCCGCTGCCCCCACTCCCGACACCACCCGCACCCGCATCGGGCAGGAGGCGGCTCGGCTGTTCGTGGCGAGTGGCTACCACGGCGTGTCCATGCGCGAGGTGGCCGAGGCGGTGGGCGTGACCAAGCCCGCGCTGTATCACCACTACGCCGACAAGGAATCTCTGTTCCTAGCAATGCTGGACGGTGCCCTGGCCGGTTTGGCACGGCTGATCGAACATGCCTCGGCACAGCGTGGGCTGTCGGCCCAACTGGACACGCTGGTGGGCGAACTGGCTGCCAGTGCCCCCGAACAGCGCGTGGGACTGCAACTGGCCTCTGAACTGCGCCACGTTTCGCCGGAACGCCGCAAGGCCTTCGAGAGCGAGTATCGCCGGGTCTGGATGGGCGGTCTGAGCGCCCTGTTTGAGGAGGCCGCAGCGCGTGGGGAATTGCGCGCAGACCTGCCGCCGCCCGTGCTGACACGGGCGTTTCTGGCGCTGATCTACCCACTGGTCACGGGCACGCCGCCCGCCGATCCGCAGGGCACGGCGCGGGCCTTGCTCTCGGTGTATCTGGACGGGGCAAGGCCGCGCTGA
- a CDS encoding EamA family transporter: protein MTVATSPSPASERLALAGVLLTVFLWGANVVALKAVLGVLNAETTNTVRVVIAGTVLVALAVQAHGWPRWKARTWLAVGGVGLLGNTLFQAFFLTGIELNPAGVAGLVNGLVPVLVLPLGLLLGQRFTRCQGLGVAVAFAGLLGLLALTRLPGVSVTPTGLLWLLAAGLVWALYTLFNRPLSARLGTLPFVAFSLTLGSVPYLLYALPHLQFSGPTGAGVPGAVWLGIGFSALGANVAAYLAWAGGAQVLGAARTSVWQALAPVITILLSAALLRERLPISVWGMAAVILIGATLANWPEPGRASRSLKTEGRFQNTDEKAPPLQ, encoded by the coding sequence GTGACGGTTGCCACTTCCCCCTCCCCTGCATCCGAGCGTCTGGCCCTCGCGGGCGTGCTGCTGACCGTCTTTCTGTGGGGTGCGAACGTGGTGGCCCTGAAAGCCGTCCTCGGGGTCCTGAACGCCGAAACCACCAACACCGTGCGGGTGGTCATCGCCGGGACAGTGCTGGTGGCACTCGCAGTTCAGGCCCACGGCTGGCCACGCTGGAAAGCGAGAACGTGGCTGGCCGTGGGCGGGGTGGGCCTGCTGGGCAACACGCTGTTTCAGGCCTTTTTCCTGACCGGGATCGAGCTGAATCCGGCAGGGGTGGCGGGCCTGGTCAACGGCCTGGTGCCGGTGCTGGTGCTGCCGCTGGGATTGTTGCTGGGCCAGCGCTTTACCCGTTGCCAGGGACTGGGAGTGGCGGTGGCTTTTGCTGGCTTGCTGGGTCTGCTGGCCCTAACCCGGTTGCCGGGGGTGTCCGTCACGCCCACCGGGCTGCTGTGGCTGCTGGCCGCCGGTCTCGTGTGGGCACTGTACACGCTGTTCAACCGTCCGCTATCGGCACGGCTGGGTACGCTGCCCTTCGTGGCCTTCAGCCTGACGCTGGGCAGCGTGCCGTATCTGCTGTATGCCCTGCCGCACCTGCAGTTTTCAGGCCCTACCGGAGCGGGTGTACCAGGGGCGGTGTGGCTGGGTATTGGTTTCAGTGCGCTGGGGGCCAACGTCGCCGCGTACCTGGCCTGGGCCGGGGGCGCGCAGGTGCTGGGGGCCGCCCGCACCAGCGTGTGGCAGGCGCTGGCCCCCGTGATCACCATTCTCCTGAGCGCCGCCCTGCTCCGCGAGCGCCTGCCCATCAGCGTGTGGGGCATGGCCGCCGTCATTCTGATCGGAGCGACGCTAGCGAACTGGCCAGAACCGGGCCGGGCCAGCAGGTCGCTGAAGACGGAAGGTAGATTCCAGAACACCGATGAAAAAGCCCCACCTCTGCAATGA